A window of the Labrus mixtus chromosome 8, fLabMix1.1, whole genome shotgun sequence genome harbors these coding sequences:
- the rgs1 gene encoding regulator of G-protein signaling 21 isoform X1 — MWKIPGRFSVTGRLCCFPKDPLEDVETWSESVDKILSCKAGQIAFRQFLKSEYSEENILFWIACEEYKKIKSAPEMISSANRIYSEFVQTEAPKQINIDCGTRENITKNISQPTLTSFDSAQKLIYSLMARDCYPRFLKSDIYQGLLRRGDSR; from the exons ATGTGGAAAATACCCGGGAGGTTTTCAGTCACT GGTAGATTGTGTTGCTTCCCCAAGGATCCGCTGGAGGATGTTGAGACTTGGAGCGAGTCTGTGGACAAAATTCTCAGTTGTAAAG CTGGACAGATAGCTTTCCGGCAGTTCCTGAAGTCTGAGTACAGTGAGGAGAACATCTTGTTTTGGATCGCCTGTGAGGAGTACAAAAAAATCAAGTCAGCCCCCGAGATGATCTCATCTGCCAACAGGATCTACTCAGAGTTTGTCCAAACAGAAGCGCCCAAACAG ATCAACATAGATTGCGGTACCAGAGAAAACATAACAAAGAACATCTCCCAGCCGACCCTGACTTCGTTTGATTCAGCACAGAAGCTCATCTACAGTCTGATGGCCAGGGATTGCTACCCGCGGTTCCTAAAATCCGACATCTATCAGGGACTCCTGAGGCGAGGCGATTCAAGGTGA
- the rgs1 gene encoding regulator of G-protein signaling 21 isoform X2, translating to MWKIPGRFSVTDPLEDVETWSESVDKILSCKAGQIAFRQFLKSEYSEENILFWIACEEYKKIKSAPEMISSANRIYSEFVQTEAPKQINIDCGTRENITKNISQPTLTSFDSAQKLIYSLMARDCYPRFLKSDIYQGLLRRGDSR from the exons ATGTGGAAAATACCCGGGAGGTTTTCAGTCACT GATCCGCTGGAGGATGTTGAGACTTGGAGCGAGTCTGTGGACAAAATTCTCAGTTGTAAAG CTGGACAGATAGCTTTCCGGCAGTTCCTGAAGTCTGAGTACAGTGAGGAGAACATCTTGTTTTGGATCGCCTGTGAGGAGTACAAAAAAATCAAGTCAGCCCCCGAGATGATCTCATCTGCCAACAGGATCTACTCAGAGTTTGTCCAAACAGAAGCGCCCAAACAG ATCAACATAGATTGCGGTACCAGAGAAAACATAACAAAGAACATCTCCCAGCCGACCCTGACTTCGTTTGATTCAGCACAGAAGCTCATCTACAGTCTGATGGCCAGGGATTGCTACCCGCGGTTCCTAAAATCCGACATCTATCAGGGACTCCTGAGGCGAGGCGATTCAAGGTGA
- the rgs1 gene encoding regulator of G-protein signaling 21 isoform X3, whose translation MAIKLCCFPKDPLEDVETWSESVDKILSCKAGQIAFRQFLKSEYSEENILFWIACEEYKKIKSAPEMISSANRIYSEFVQTEAPKQINIDCGTRENITKNISQPTLTSFDSAQKLIYSLMARDCYPRFLKSDIYQGLLRRGDSR comes from the exons ATGGCGATAAA ATTGTGTTGCTTCCCCAAGGATCCGCTGGAGGATGTTGAGACTTGGAGCGAGTCTGTGGACAAAATTCTCAGTTGTAAAG CTGGACAGATAGCTTTCCGGCAGTTCCTGAAGTCTGAGTACAGTGAGGAGAACATCTTGTTTTGGATCGCCTGTGAGGAGTACAAAAAAATCAAGTCAGCCCCCGAGATGATCTCATCTGCCAACAGGATCTACTCAGAGTTTGTCCAAACAGAAGCGCCCAAACAG ATCAACATAGATTGCGGTACCAGAGAAAACATAACAAAGAACATCTCCCAGCCGACCCTGACTTCGTTTGATTCAGCACAGAAGCTCATCTACAGTCTGATGGCCAGGGATTGCTACCCGCGGTTCCTAAAATCCGACATCTATCAGGGACTCCTGAGGCGAGGCGATTCAAGGTGA